In Pongo pygmaeus isolate AG05252 chromosome 19, NHGRI_mPonPyg2-v2.0_pri, whole genome shotgun sequence, the genomic stretch GCAGCTGCTTCTGGTCCCGAACTTCATCCTGGCAGGACTCAGGGAAGCGAACccctggaggagggagagcagaggagaggctgagccaggcagtGGCAAGACAAATGCCGCCTGGGGCTGGCAGGGGAAGCGCTCAGATGGGGAACAAACCCACCAGCCCCAAGGCCCAGGCACCCCAGCGAAGCTCCGGCCCTGGAGGGCTCCTGCGCTGCCCGGCCCCTACCACTTACCCGGTGAGAAGATGTCAGGATTGAAACGAATGTCGAAGGCGGTGCTGCTGATGGAGCCAACCGCCTTGCATGCGTTGCGGATCACCTCCCGGCTCCGAGGGTCTGCTGTGGAGACATGGCTCCATGAGACGCGGGTCCCCTCTGCCACCGGTGGAGCTGGGCTGCCCCAAGCCTCGCCGCCTAGCTCCTTGCAGAGATGTGTGCCAGCCTCTCCCAGATGGGGTCATAAGCCACCCTGGCAGGGCCGGCCCGGGCTCTCTCCCGGCCATCTGCAGCAGCCCCACCTGTGCCGTCGTCTGTGGCGATGGTCTCTGCCAGCTCCTTCACCTTGGCCAGGCCGCTGGCGCTGCTACCCTCCTCCTCACTTCCCGCCTCCGGTCCTGGAGGGTCCTCAGACTTGGACTCCAAGGAGGAAGGACCACCATTTTCCAGGGAGGAGGGGGCCTCCAGCTGGCTGGCTTTCTGCTGCATCAGCTGCAAGGCTGCCAGCTTCATGAAGAGGAGGTACCTGGAGCAGAGGAAACGGCAGAGCAGGAGCTGGAAATCGGGGAGAGGAGCTCTGCTGGCCCAAGGCTTCCGGCAGCTGGGGCTCCACACCCCGCAGGCATAGGGCACCTCCTGGCCGGTGTGCATGAGTCAACGCAGAAAAACCAAGATCTCCCAAGACAGGAAGAAGaaggcggccgggcgcggtggctcacgcccgtaatcccagcactttgagaggccaaggtgggcggatcacttgaggttgggaattcgagatcagcctgaccaacatgcagaaaccccgtctctactaaaaatacaaaaaattagctgggcgcggtggcgcgtgcctgtaataccagctattcgggaggctcagacaggagaatcacttgaacccggcaggtggaggttgcggtgaaccgagatcgtgccattgcactccagcctgggcaacaagagcaaaactccgtctcaacaggggaaaaaaaaaaaaaaaaaaaaaggcagctgagTCCTGGAGGGGATAGGAAAAGAGGAGCTCCCCATCCACGTCAGGGCTCTCAACAGTGACAGGAAGCCACTGTCATTTGAGACAGTTACTCATGCTGTGGGACCTCTCACATGGCCATTTCCCAAGCACTAAACACCAGCGGCAGGGACCCCCAGCACTGGGACAGTCACAGCTACCCAGACTTCCAAGTGCTCATTAAGAGAACAGCACCCGCCACAGCCGCGTCACCCGCCTGGCTGCTCGCGAGTCTGCAGCCCGGGTTTCTGCGCTTGGGAGCCAGACAGCAGGGCAGGTGGGGACGGGTGTCCAATGACTGTGGCCAGACGGAGCCCTTCTTCATTCTCCAGCGCTTCTCCCTTCAAGGACCCAGCCCCACCCAGGGCGCCCGCACTCCCTGCAGCTGGCCCCGGCCCTGGTCCGGCAGGGCCGCCCCTCACCTGTGCTCCACGAAGGCGTCCACCAGCTCCTGGCGCAGGCAGCAGAGCTTGTGCCGGTGGGCGCGGGGGAAGCCGGCGCGGGCGCATTCCTCAGGCAGCTCCTCGCCAGGCACGGGCAGGAAGTTGAGGTCCGGGGGGAAGGTGCGCAGCAGGTCGAGGATGTAGTGGCGCCCGTCGTTGCCAATGATGCCCTTGCACTCGACCGAGGAGCAGAGCTCCACCTCCTCGTCGCGGTCGTTGAGCACCTGGTGCCGCAGGATCTTGAGGGGCCGACTCGTGCGCTCCAGCAGCTCCAGGTACCGCGGGTGCGACACCACGGTCTTGCCGAAGTCGATGGAGCCGTAGATGACGCTCTGCTCCTGGTCCCGCTCCAGGATGCCGGGGATGATGGACTGGGCCGTGACCCGGTAGCCGCGGTAATCcaccaccaccgtgcccagcgtgTACAGCCCCTCCACGTCCACCGCGTTGTACGTGCGGACGCCGTTCAGGTCGTTGGTGGGCGCCACGTAGGCTGCCACGTCCCCCCCGAAATCCTTGTAGTGGTCTCGGACGTCGAAGCCCAGGCTGAAGAAGATGTTGTTCCAGATGAACATCTGCATCTTGGTCTCCTCGCTGGGGTTGATGGCCATCACGTTGCCGTCAATGACGGCCATGGCGCCCCTGGTGGCTGCCGCGGTGAAGTCGCTGTGCACCTGCCGGGGGTCGAGGAAGGGAGGGTAAGAGGCCCCGCCCACGAGAGCCTGCATCCACCTGGCCATGCGCATCCACCTGGCCATGCGCACGCCCCTAAACCGCGGAGGCAACCAGGCCTGCCTTGGGAACCCAGGGACccggagcctcagtttcctcatatgtagaAAAGGCCAAGAAAACCATGTTTTGGCCGggcacgcggtggctcacacctgtaatcccagcactttgaggggccgaggcggtcagatcacttgaggtcaggcgttcgaaaccagcctgaccaatatggtgaaaccccatctctaataaaaatacaaaaaaaaaatcagccaggcgaggtggcacgcgcctgtagtcccagccactcgagaggctgaggcaggagaactgctcgaACCCGtggggtggaggttacagtgagccgaaatcgcaccactgcactccagcctgggggacagagtgagactccatctctaaaacagcgcaaacaaacaaaaacccccatGTTTTGAGAATACACTTGTGCTGAGGGAAACAGCAGAGCTTAGTGATTAACAAGTGTGAGCAGGTTTGGGATCCACCAGTTATATGCCAGGTGAACTTGAACAAATAAAGGTACTGACATTTACAATTTGTCCAAAATATTATAGGAAATAGTCTCTATAATGTACTTGGCACCATCTCCGGTGAAGTCAGTACCCAGAAACAAGTTTTGTTTCTACAATTATCATCTCTAGGCAGTAAAACTATGGGAGgttgttttcagacagggtctcacgctgttgcccaggctggaatgcagcagcacgAGATCTgcactcactgaagcctcgacttcccctggctcaggccatcctcccactccagcctcccgagtagctgggactacaggcacatgccaccatgcctggctaataatcttttgtattttttgcagagacgaggtttcaccatgttgcctaggctggtttccaactcctgggctcaagtgatccgcctgtctcagcctcccaaagtgctaggattacaggtgtgagccactgtgcctggctgagatttttttttttttttttgagacgtagtcctgttctgtcgcccaggctggagtgcagtgatgcaatttcggctcactgcaacctccgcctattgggttcaagcaattctcctgtctcagcctcccgcgtagctgggactacaggcacgcgccatcacacccagctaatttttgtatttttagtagagatggggtttccccatattagccaggctggtctcaaactcctgaccttctgatctgcccgcctcaggctcccaaagtgctgggattacaggcatgagccaccgaagctggcctgagatttttttttttttaaagcaactgcTTTTCCTCATTTCTCTTAGTAACCCAGCACTAATAACTTTGAAACCCCGGCAAACTAAAAGTGTTATGCAAATGAGCTCCCGCCCTAGAAGGGCCATGGTTGGCCGGTGCTCGCCCAGGCAAAAGCCCCGCAGCAGTCAGTGGAGGGCGGGAAGCCGGACGGCCCCGGACACTCGGTCCCTACGGGAAGTGACTCAAAGCCTCAGAGAGGCCAGAAAAAGGTACTGGGAGGGTCTGCTGGGAGGCAGAAGGCTAGTAGACCCTGCGGAAGACGCTGACTGGCCTTCGGGGAACCTGACAGGGTAAGGGCTGCCCCTGCCTCCCTTGCTTTCCTCCTCTCCGTGAGAAAACCCGCCAGCAGTGGGCGGTGGGCCTGAGACTGCCGGCCAGCAGAGGCTGCGGGCACCTTGAATATGGCCCTTTCTCGGAGCAGCCGCTCAGGCAGGTTCTTGCGAGGCAGCTCCCTCGTCGTCTGCAGCTCCTCGTTCCAGTCTCGGGTCTGCAGAAAGATCAGGGAGGGAGCAACCAGCTCAGCCTGTGCCCTGCTCCCGGAAGTCCCTCCTTCTACCTTCCTAAGAGCCCCAGACTCCCACATGAAGTCAAGCGTGGGGCCTCCAGGGATGTGCACGGAACCAGCCCAGCACCCAGGAGGGCGGGGGTGCCCAGCGAGGGCGGGGCCAGGCCGCAGGCACCTGTCCAGGAATGTGCTCCTCGTAGCCCAGCCTCGAGGTGTAGGCGTCTTCTGCGCGCACGCAATCCATGGCATGCTCCGCCTGGGGGGCCGTCCAGCTGTACACCTGGAATGGGGTGGCGATCCTCTCGAACGGGTGGCGCTGGACCCTGTGGCAGGCAGGGGAGGCGGAGATGGGGCAGCCCACCAAGCTCAGAGCCCTTCCACGGGCCCCTTTTCCGAGGCCCCCGCCTGCTCCGGCATCTCCCGCCCTGAGACACTGCCCTGAAGTCAGATGAAGTGCGCGGGCGCCTCTCCTGCGGCTGCCGTCTCGGCACTGGCTGACAGCTCCCTAGAGCGGGGACTCCAACACTCGGGGCCCAGGGCGGTTTCTTCAGACAGAagcactggagtgcaggtgggcCGGCTCACCCCATGCCCCCGTGTGCCATGAGACAAGGCGGGAGAGGAAGAAGGCACTACCTTTTCTTCTGCAGCACAGCGAAGTTCTTCTTGAAGGTCGGGCTGATCTGGTTGAGCAGCTCCACTAGGGAATGGCTTAGGAAGCGGGGGCTGGCGGGCTTGGGGTTGAAGTGATAAGCCGTGGACCTGCAGGCAGAGGGCGGGCACTGAGCCGGGGCCCAGGTGTCTGCCCAGACCCAGAACAGCCGGCACGGCAGGGGGGCGTGGTGGGCTGGCAGGGACTCACTGATTCAGGTAAAATCCCCGTGTGGACGCGGTGATGCTGACTTGCCGGTCCTCGGCCGTGATCACAAACAGGTACATGAGATCCCCGTGCATCTTCCGGTTCCCCGGGGGCGGGTTCCAGCCGCTCATGGTGAGTACTTTCAGGCACTGCAAGGGCTTCGGGAGCGGCCGAGTCTGAGGGCCCAGGCCTCTGGTGTGGGGCCTCCACCCCGCCAGGgaccctcttcctccctcccccaggaTCCTACCTTCCAGTCACGGTTTTGGGGCTGCAGGGGACACAGTGGCCGCTCCCGGCTCCCTGGCAGGATGTACTCGGGTGGCGTGCAGTCGATGGGGTCCATCTCCAAGCCCTTCTTCCGCTTCCCGCTGTCTGAGGGACCCGAGGCTGGTGGTCAGCACAGGGCCACCCAGGGCCAGCTGTCTCCCTACCTGCTGACGGCCCTGGTCTGGGTGCCTCAGGCCCAGGCCCCTCGGCCCCTTCTCCAGCCCCCCACCTCCATGCTCCCCGCCCTTTGGCCCAATCCCCGGCCCCAGTGTCTCCCGCACCTCCCAGGTCGCCGTCGGTGAAGACACTCAGGAAGGACAAGGAGTTGCAGTCAACCCCATTGAAGGCATCGGATGGGTCCAGGCTCTTGAGCAGGTCTCGGACATGGCGCACGTGGATGCGGGCCTCACGCACTGTGTACGGCTCTgtcaggaaggcagggaggggacGGCGTTACCAGGGCCCTGCACCCTGAACAACCTGCTCAGCACAAAACAGGTTTTGGGGGTGCTAACACAGTGGTTTTAATTTTCCACTTTAGGTTTCCGTTTTCAAATTCCACTATGAACACATAAGCTGGAGTTCTGGTTtcgacaccacacacacacacacacacacacacacacactctgcctACTGGTGAGCAGGGATCTTTTTTCATAAAGAACTTTCTGCCAAATGCCTCTGAAGCACACACAGGCCTCAGGCATCCACAAGGCCGCCTGCTTTTGTGCGCCAGTGTGTCGGCTGGGCAGGGCTTTTGGAGCTTTGGGACTTCCACACCACAGCCTTGCCCTGCTCTCCCGAGGCAGCCTCATGTAGGGGTGGCCTGAGGACTTTCCAAGGCCCCCAGTGTCAACACTGCCCCATGTGGTTTCATGGGATTTTAATGGCAGTTCTTTTGGAGGGGAGAGGTTCCGTGATCAACTGTGGGCACTGTTGAGCTACAGACCTTTTCCATCACTGCTCTCAACAGGCGGACAGGCTCTGGGTGTGGAACCTGAGCAGCTTCTACCCAGAAAACTCGAGGCCACAGACCAACCTGATGGCACCTCCCCGTGCCCGACCTCCCCACTCTAGGGCTAGGAAACTTTTGGGACTTCTCATGCATCTGTACAGAACTGAACTGGACTGACTTCAAGCCCTGGCATGGTActgcctgattttcttttttagaatcacggctctgttcttttttttgttttgtgttttattttttgagacagagtttcgctcttgttgcccaggctggagtgcagtggcacgatctgggcacactgcaacctctgcctcccaggttcaagtgattctcctgcctcagcctcccgagtagctgggattacaggtgcatgccaccacgcccggctaactttttgtatttttagtagagatggggtttcatcatgttggccaggcaggtctccaactcctgacctcaggtgatccacacgccgcggcctcccaaagtgttgggattacaggcgtgagccaccgcgcccagcccgcgGCTCTGTTCTTTAACCCATGGGCCGTGAAGTTGGCAGGTATACGTGTGCTGGCCTGAGAAGCAGACCTGTGCTCCAATCCTGCCTCCACGAGCTCATCTGTGACACAGGGACCCTGGCATGGATGgtgctgcctgcctctgcctccgtgGGCCCTCCCCCGGGCAGGCTGCCCAACTTCCAGACCGACCTTCCACCACACGCAGCACGGAGCCCTCCTGCAGCCCCTCGACGCTGCGCAGCTCCGAGAAGTGGTCCAGCACGTTGCCGTCCAGGTGCAGCGAGAAGCAGGTGCGGTGACATGTGTCCTCACGGTCCATGAGCACCTGGTGGATCTCCTGCACCATCTCCTGGGGGGACACCTGCAGGGAGAAGGCCCCGCCCACCCCGGTGAGAGGCCACGTAGCGGACAGCAAGGACAATATCCCCTTGTCCCCAGCCCAAAGTACCTTGGTCCCCAGAATAAATGCCCCAAATACTCGGCTATCCCACTTTCTGGCTTTTAAATCCAGGCCGTGTCCGCACATGCCATGCCCTGTGTGTGCAGCCTGGAGCCTGGCCCGCCGACTCGGCCTGCAGACCAAGAGCAATGCCCGAGCAGAGAAGGGAGATGAAGAACAGGGGAACAGAAGACGGCAGGCTCGCCCCCGGCCTTACCCAATGCTAAGGTGCCTGGGGCAAATGGCTTTCACCTTCCAGAAGGGGTGCTCTGGGGCCCAAGCCTGCGGGTGCTGAGACATACGACGGCCCTATCTCGTTCCCCACTGAGTCACCGGCTTGCAAGACCTCCACGTTGGCTCTGTCCTTGGAGATTACCCAACACTACCCTCCCGTCTGGCAGATGGTAAAATCACGGCCCAGAGAGAGGTGACTTGCCTGAGGGCACACAGCAAGAGGCTGAGGAGTCCTGGGATGCCAACACTACCCAGCCACTATCACTCCCCGCCCCACGTAGGGCTGGCAGGCCCAGCTGGTCGCTGTCCTCTAGCAATGGGGCAATGACCTGACCCTGGGCTCAATTCCCACGTCCACACGCTAGCTGAGTGACTCTAGGGAGGGCACGGGATCCTCAGTTTCCTGCCACAAAGTGGGGCCGGTAGGAGCACAAGCAAGGCTGAGCTTTCCAGCTCACCCTCCCCAGCAGGCTCAGGCCTGGCCCCCAGCACCCCTTCCTCTATCTTACCTGCAGGGAGAAGGGCTCGATCCCAGGGGCGAGGATCTTCACAGAAAAGCCCGTGTCCTGAATGACAATGACTTCCTGGCCGGCGGTCTCATCTCCCGGGTCGGCCTCGTCAAGCCCATTTTCCCTGGGtggctcggccgccccctcttcCTTCTTCAGGCTCTCTGGGCAGTCCCCATTTAAGAGCATGACTGATGGCAGCTCTGTGGGTGACAAGAACGGATCAGAATTAGGCAGCCTCGCTGGTCGGCAGGGCCGTCCGCCTGACCCCACGCGGGGGCACCTGCCTTCTGGAAAGGCATCTGCACGCCCTCGCGAGCCTCAGCCTCACGGTCGCGCCTCGCCCTCCGTGCACCTGCAGGCCACTTCCACACCCAGCCGCCCCTCCCAGCCACTGCTCCCTGGCCCACTGTGGTATGGCTTGCACCTGAACACACGGCCCAAACCACTCTCCTCAGGGTCACCAAAGCCAAGCCCGAGGGTCTCCTCCGGCCCTAACACACCTGGCTTCCCAGCAGCAgttcccctcttcctctcctcttctctgacCCCACACAGTGCCCTTGCTCCTCCCTCTCCAGCTCCATCCTCTTCCATCCCTCCTGAGCTGTTGTCCTGGGCTGCAGGGGGGCGCTGCAGGGGTGTGCCTGGGCCCAGCCTCTCCTGTTTCTGACCCCACCCCCTCCCATACACTCCTGCCTCGTGGCTCACACGGCCAATCCTGTCCTCTCTCCAGCCTTTTGGACCAAGGAGACGGCTGCCTCCCAGGCATCAACATGTGGCTGTCCCTGAGGCATCACTGAAGCCCCGTCTTGCAGGGACGGAACTCATCTTCCTCCTCAAACTGGCACCTGCTCTATCTAGTCACCCACCCTAAATCTCCCAACCCACCCTAAATCTCCCAACCCACCCACGGGACCCGGCCTCTGCAGCCACTGCCCTGGGGCAGGCATTTCCTCTATTTCAGCAATGCCACTGCAACCCTCCTAGGAAGCCCACTGCTTACAAGACCAAGCTTCTCAGGCACCCACCTGAAGTCAGCCTCAGCTCTTGCCTGCTACCTGCTGAGGTCTAAGGACACCACGCCATGGAAGCCTGGTACTGCCCACAGCCCTCCCACCACTCTCCCACCACTGTGCTTGTGTCTGTGCTGCCCCTGACATCCCACTCTGTACAGCAAACACTGACTCACCCTTCAAGGCCTAGGAGAAATAAGCCTTTTCAACAGCCTGCCCAAATGACCCTTAATGGCAGAATCACACTCCCTCCCCCTTTCATTCCCAGAGACATTCGGCTGCACCCAGGGTGGCGTCCTCACCAGCAACTCTACCCACCACCTTCTATCTTGCCCAGGCTCAACAGAAAAGGCAACAAATAAGCACTTACTGCAAACCCCTAGCTACATGCAATATTTGAAGACAGCACCCAATCCACATGCTGTAAGCAGGGTGGGGAGCAGGTGACAAAACCTTGCATTCCTACCCAGGCACCAGTGGAACAAGAGCCCCTTGTTCCGCTGAGGAGCCAAGGACCGCCTCTCAGTAACCCTTCAGCAGACACAGGCCTGCCTGGGCACCCATCTAGGAGATGAGGACCTCAGCCCCCAGGATCTGCCCATCGGCCAGGCTGACCTGCCTGGCTTGGCTTGAAGTTCAACGGTCCCAACTCTGAGGAGGGCCTGGGTTCCCTTCCAGAAAGAACAGCTTGCCCAGCTCTGCCCATCCCATCTAGACCCCACCTCCTCTTCCCTACCCAGCTCTCAGGAGTGGGGACAGGTACATTTCCCAGAACTGTGTGGTCCCAATCCGGACCCACCAGAAACGCAGAGCAGGAGCCTCAGGGAAGGGATGAGGCCAGTACGGAAAGGCAGAGACTGGGGGGCCTGGAGAGAGTCACTCCCTTTCCCTGGATCCCCACAAGCAAATGAGAAACAGGACCTCTAAGAGCTCAAAGACTCTCTTCCCCCTTGCCCCAAAGAGGGGTATTTGAAGCCCAGAAAGGCTCGGAGCCTGGCCTAAGGTCAACCAAGTCAGAACGGGCCCCAGACTCCCTCCTGCAGCCCGCACCCTACGCCGCGGCACTGCCCTCAACTCTGGCCACTGAGGACCTTCAGTAACTGTGCATGTCATGGCTCTCCATCCCCACCCCGCCCTCTCCCAGGAACCACGAGGATGTACAAAGACCTCCCTTCCAGGATCCAACTGCCCCAGGAAGGGCACCCCCAATCCCCTAGCACGTGAGCAGCCCCACACACCTGCCTGACTCTAGTGACAGAGCAGACAGACAGCTGGGGCGGTGGTCAGTCAGCTTGCAAACAGCAGGAGGCAGGGCAGCCCCTGAGAAAGGCTGTGCTGGCTGCCAAGCCCCTGGAATAAGGGGAGAAACAGGAAGGGCCCCCACCCAATATACAACAGCGGTTTTGAGCTATGAGATCCCATAAGTGGGGAGTCAAATACCTAGACAGAGAGAGCCTGTGTTCTTTCACATGCCTGGAATGGGAGGACAGAAAGGAGGGAGGACAAGGCAAGCTGGCCACGGCTCCCACTCTTCTTCCCCAGCCCAGGGAGACGACCCTCAGGGGCTACCTATTCCTTATCCCGTTTCAAAGGAATGCGGCCGGCTCCCCAGGGGCCTCCTCTCCCCAGGACAGCATGTCTTGCCCCTAATCCTTCCTCCTAGGAACGCTGAAGGTCTCCCCACCCCTGGATGAAGGCGGAGCGATCTCCCCCGCAGGCAGCTGGCTGGCTCACCAGGTCCCGGTGCTCACCTGGTGCAGTTGGCAGCTGCCCTCCCCTCGGCTCTGGAGTCTTAGGATAGCCATGGCAGCAAGGCAGCCGGCTCTCCAGTTCAGCCCCAGCATTGCCCGGGTTCCTCGTTCCAGCCTCTGCTGCTACCCTTGCCCTAATGCAGCCAGTCGGCCCGGGGCTGGAGCTCCGGCTGGCTTCGGGTTTCAGTGGGGCCAGGCCTGCCATGGCAGCCCCAGGAAGGGCACACTCCCCCTGCCTGGCATCCCGCTCAAGGTCGGCCAGAAGGACGGCTGTGGGCCAGGAGAACCCAGTGGCCCCAGGACCCCAGAGGGAGCTGCTATCAGCACTCAGGCCCACCTCCCTATGCCCCCTAGAGAGGGGGTCACTGCCGGCAAAGCCGCTAGGGGGATCCGAGAACCCAGAATTTGGGGTACCTGGACTCCTCAAGATTGAGGGCCTAGGAGACTGgctggcaggggcagggcccaGCAAGGGggtcctctcctctgctcccacCCCAGTGGGGGTGAACAGGACCGCTTCTGCCAGCTGCCGCCAACAGCTGGCACAGACCCGGGCCCAGGCCATAAGGTGGCTGCCTCTGCCCACCAGTCCCAGACACTGAGCACCCCACTGTCCCTGGGCCAAGGGCCTGGCTGGGACCTCTGGCTCCTGCTGCCCCCTGCAGGTGACCTGGCTGCCAGCCCCTTCCTTGGAGTCACTGGTTCTGGTGGAAGGGAGGGGGATGGGCCCCCAGCTTCCCAGAGGACAACTGCACCCGTGCCCCTGGCCTCCAGGCTCCATCAAGAAGCTGgcaggctccatcttcccttcccagcagccCCGGCCCTGCCAGGAGGGAACCAAGTCTCTCCCAGGGGAGAAAAGAGCTGGCAGCAAGAGGCCGGTGGCCGCACGGCGGGGGAGGAGCCCAGCTGGCCAGGGCGCCTTCCCAGGGCCTCTGACATGCTGCCAGCGCCCAGCGAGGGCTGCCCCAGCATCCACCCTACCCAGGGTGGGCGGGAGCCAGGCTCTCactccatcccctcccctccaggACCAGGGATCAGGCAGACCCTGGGCTGCTGCACAGCCCCCATGGAAGGTGCTGGGTCTCACACAATGACCAGAGGAGAAGGACCAGGCCTAGACAGAGCCCCTCTGCTCCTACCCTCTCCCGAAATACACCCTAACCCTCCGGAGagaggggtggggcagggcagcCTGGCAGTGACCCCAGAGGAGTGTTGACAACCACCTGCATTCTGATTACCACAGAGCCAGGACTCACGCTAGGCCCAGCCCACGGCAGCTCCCTAAACCGCCGTGCCAGCCCATCTCACCTACGGCAGCTCCCTAAACTGCTGTGCCAGCCCATCTcacctgaggaaactgaggctccagaaGGCTAGGAAGCAGCTGCCCAAGGTCAGAGAGGCAAGAGGAGCCAACCCAGAGCAAGAAAAAACCAGGTGttactatcacattggggattaagtttaaaaaaaaagaaaagaaaaaataggggtGTCAGATGCCCAAGCCCATGGCTTTTGAGTCACTCCCACTGCGCACAGGCTACCGACCCCCTCCCACCAACCCGCTCCCACGGACCCGCTCCCATGGACCCACTCCCACTCAGCACAGCCCACCCAGCCCCTCCCAAGGGGCCTGGCAGCACCCACAGGTAGGCTGCACCCACTTCCTCCTCCAGGTCTCAGGCCTCTACTCAGGGGGCAG encodes the following:
- the CLUH gene encoding clustered mitochondria protein homolog isoform X2 translates to MVIKTDELPAAAPADSAREHGSQAGGKGRPGAAELPSVMLLNGDCPESLKKEEGAAEPPRENGLDEADPGDETAGQEVIVIQDTGFSVKILAPGIEPFSLQVSPQEMVQEIHQVLMDREDTCHRTCFSLHLDGNVLDHFSELRSVEGLQEGSVLRVVEEPYTVREARIHVRHVRDLLKSLDPSDAFNGVDCNSLSFLSVFTDGDLGDSGKRKKGLEMDPIDCTPPEYILPGSRERPLCPLQPQNRDWKPLQCLKVLTMSGWNPPPGNRKMHGDLMYLFVITAEDRQVSITASTRGFYLNQSTAYHFNPKPASPRFLSHSLVELLNQISPTFKKNFAVLQKKRVQRHPFERIATPFQVYSWTAPQAEHAMDCVRAEDAYTSRLGYEEHIPGQTRDWNEELQTTRELPRKNLPERLLRERAIFKVHSDFTAAATRGAMAVIDGNVMAINPSEETKMQMFIWNNIFFSLGFDVRDHYKDFGGDVAAYVAPTNDLNGVRTYNAVDVEGLYTLGTVVVDYRGYRVTAQSIIPGILERDQEQSVIYGSIDFGKTVVSHPRYLELLERTSRPLKILRHQVLNDRDEEVELCSSVECKGIIGNDGRHYILDLLRTFPPDLNFLPVPGEELPEECARAGFPRAHRHKLCCLRQELVDAFVEHRYLLFMKLAALQLMQQKASQLEAPSSLENGGPSSLESKSEDPPGPEAGSEEEGSSASGLAKVKELAETIATDDGTDPRSREVIRNACKAVGSISSTAFDIRFNPDIFSPGVRFPESCQDEVRDQKQLLKDAAAFLLSCQIPGLVKDCMEHAVLPVDGATLAEVMRQRGINMRYLGKVLELVLRSPARHQLDHVYKIGVGELITRSAKHIFKTYLQGVELSGLSAAISHFLNCFLSSYPNPVAHLPADELVSKKRNKRRKNRPPGTADNTAWAVMTPQELWKNICHEAKNYFDFDLECETVDQAVETYGLQKITLLREISLKTGIQVLLKEYSFDSRHKPAFTEEDVLNIFPVVKHVNPKASDAFHFFQSGQAKVQQGFLKEGCELINEALNLFNNVYGAMHVETCACLRLLARLHYIMGDYAEALSNQQKAVLMSERVMGTEHPNTIQEYMHLALYCFASSQLSTALSLLYRARYLMLLVFGEDHPEMALLDNNIGLVLHGVMEYDLSLRFLENALAVSTKYHGPKALKVALSHHLVARVYESKAEFRSALQHEKEGYTIYKTQLGEDHEKTKESSEYLKCLTQQAVALQRTMNEIYRNGSSANIPPLKFTAPSMASVLEQLNVINGILFIPLSQKDLENLKAEVARRHQLQEASRNRDRAEEPMATEPAPAGAPEDLGFQPPAAKDPSPSVQG
- the CLUH gene encoding clustered mitochondria protein homolog isoform X1, which encodes MVIKTDELPAAAPADSAREHGSQAGGKGRPGAAELPSVMLLNGDCPESLKKEEGAAEPPRENGLDEADPGDETAGQEVIVIQDTGFSVKILAPGIEPFSLQVSPQEMVQEIHQVLMDREDTCHRTCFSLHLDGNVLDHFSELRSVEGLQEGSVLRVVEEPYTVREARIHVRHVRDLLKSLDPSDAFNGVDCNSLSFLSVFTDGDLGDSGKRKKGLEMDPIDCTPPEYILPGSRERPLCPLQPQNRDWKPLQCLKVLTMSGWNPPPGNRKMHGDLMYLFVITAEDRQVSITASTRGFYLNQSTAYHFNPKPASPRFLSHSLVELLNQISPTFKKNFAVLQKKRVQRHPFERIATPFQVYSWTAPQAEHAMDCVRAEDAYTSRLGYEEHIPGQTRDWNEELQTTRELPRKNLPERLLRERAIFKVHSDFTAAATRGAMAVIDGNVMAINPSEETKMQMFIWNNIFFSLGFDVRDHYKDFGGDVAAYVAPTNDLNGVRTYNAVDVEGLYTLGTVVVDYRGYRVTAQSIIPGILERDQEQSVIYGSIDFGKTVVSHPRYLELLERTSRPLKILRHQVLNDRDEEVELCSSVECKGIIGNDGRHYILDLLRTFPPDLNFLPVPGEELPEECARAGFPRAHRHKLCCLRQELVDAFVEHRYLLFMKLAALQLMQQKASQLEAPSSLENGGPSSLESKSEDPPGPEAGSEEEGSSASGLAKVKELAETIATDDGTADPRSREVIRNACKAVGSISSTAFDIRFNPDIFSPGVRFPESCQDEVRDQKQLLKDAAAFLLSCQIPGLVKDCMEHAVLPVDGATLAEVMRQRGINMRYLGKVLELVLRSPARHQLDHVYKIGVGELITRSAKHIFKTYLQGVELSGLSAAISHFLNCFLSSYPNPVAHLPADELVSKKRNKRRKNRPPGTADNTAWAVMTPQELWKNICHEAKNYFDFDLECETVDQAVETYGLQKITLLREISLKTGIQVLLKEYSFDSRHKPAFTEEDVLNIFPVVKHVNPKASDAFHFFQSGQAKVQQGFLKEGCELINEALNLFNNVYGAMHVETCACLRLLARLHYIMGDYAEALSNQQKAVLMSERVMGTEHPNTIQEYMHLALYCFASSQLSTALSLLYRARYLMLLVFGEDHPEMALLDNNIGLVLHGVMEYDLSLRFLENALAVSTKYHGPKALKVALSHHLVARVYESKAEFRSALQHEKEGYTIYKTQLGEDHEKTKESSEYLKCLTQQAVALQRTMNEIYRNGSSANIPPLKFTAPSMASVLEQLNVINGILFIPLSQKDLENLKAEVARRHQLQEASRNRDRAEEPMATEPAPAGAPEDLGFQPPAAKDPSPSVQG